One window of the Thunnus albacares chromosome 3, fThuAlb1.1, whole genome shotgun sequence genome contains the following:
- the LOC122977276 gene encoding perforin-1-like has translation MLFTFTSKMTRMWQLLLLWWSWSPLCLPSSVSFIGTPQQCQEAQFVPGYNLGGEGFDIVTMKRKGAYVIDTETWKLGNGTCRLFINSYMEGKKQKVPAAVVDWRTLPKCNSMVSSVVYGSVETLVNDSTSSVSNDWKIGLNVPVNPTTTVNVGLGGSHSRESAFGMKKSKEDHYTFLKHSVHCDFYRYRMATKSPLSHDFQSAVNSLPSYSCTTAPSYRNLIDTYGTHYITQVFLGGEMKAVTAVRTCQATMNGLSTTEVNDCLTVEASVGFAKTASIDSMVKHCQEKKKKLNHDQSFSSTFNERITEVIGGNINGADILFQGQSDPSVYSTWINSLKNIPDVVQYNIKPLHIILPRGHPASAGLKQEVEKYIKENAVLKKCSESCQIGHTSNKRDPCACVCNSNQNIKSNCCPAGKGLATLTVFKLYADGLYGDKWTQTDGSVVVKYGDQIRRTAIISNNDNPRWSEKFNFGPIVINMRNKLEFSIYDEDTYWNSDNLGQCSIDLRSGKVSDSCMLNDGTFFFSYIVECAPRLGGNQCQEYIPSPLSASLAKVFHTRNGVLVGETGEQCAKSVT, from the exons ATGCTGTTTACATTCACAAGTAAG ATGACAAGGATGTGGCAGCTCTTGCTCCTGTGGTGGTCATGGAGTCCTCTGTGTCTGCCATCCAGTGTAAGCTTCATTGGTACACCACAACAGTGTCAGGAGGCTCAATTTGTCCCTGGTTACAATCTGGGTGGAGAAGGCTTCGACATCGTCACAATGAAGCGGAAAGGTGCCTATGTCATCGACACTGAAACATGGAAGCTTGGCAATGGCACTTGCAGGCTATTCATTAACAGCTACATGgaaggaaagaaacagaagGTCCCAGCTGCTGTAGTGGACTGGAGAACCCTCCCCAAGTGCAATTCAATGGTCTCCAGTGTAGTTTATGGTTCTGTTGAAACTCTTGTCAATGATTCCACCTCATCTGTGTCCAATGATTGGAAAATTGGCCTTAATGTCCCTGTCAATCCTACTACCACTGTTAATGTGGGCTTAGGAGGTTCCCACTCTAGAGAATCAGCTTTTGGCatgaaaaagtcaaaagaaGACCACTATACCTTCCTCAAACATTCTGTCCACTGTGACTTCTACCG TTACAGAATGGCAACAAAATCTCCCCTGAGTCATGACTTTCAATCAGCTGTCAACTCCCTTCCTTCCTATTCATGTACAACTGCACCCTCATATCGTAATCTGATTGATACATATGGTACACATTACATCACACAAGTGTTTCTAGGAGGGGAAATGAAGGCAGTCACTGCTGTCAGGACCTGCCAGGCAACCATGAATGGACTGTCAACAACAGAAGTCAATGACTGTTTGACAGTTGAGGCCTCAGTAGGATTTGCTAAAACTGCCAGTATTGATTCCATGGTAAAACACTgtcaggagaagaagaagaagttaaaCCATGATCAGAGTTTCAGCAGCACGTTTAATGAGCGAATCACAGAGGTAATTGGTGGAAACATTAACGGAGCTGATATCCTCTTTCAAGGGCAATCAGACCCCTCTGTCTATAGCACGTGGATTAACTCACTGAAAAACATACCTGATGTGGTCCAATACAACATAAAGCCTCTGCACATCATACTGCCAAGGGGTCATCCAGCCAGTGCCGGACTGAAACAAGAGGTGGAGAAGTACATCAAGGAAAATGCTGTGTTGAAAAAATGCTCAGAATCCTGTCAAATTGGGCATACATCTAACAAAAGGGATCCTTGTGCTTGTGTTTGCAACAGTAATCAGAATATCAAGTCAAACTGCTGTCCTGCTGGTAAAGGTCTTGCAACATTAACGGTTTTCAAGCTTTATGCAGATGGGCTGTATGGTGATAAGTGGACGCAGACAGATGGTTCAGTGGTAGTTAAATATGGTGACCAGATAAGGCGCACTGCCATTATATCAAACAATGATAATCCTAGATGGTCAGAGAAATTTAACTTTGGACCCATCGTCATCAATATGAGAAACAAGCTTGAGTTCAGTATTTATGATGAGGATACCTACTGGAATAGTGATAATCTTGGTCAATGCTCAATTGATCTGCGCAGTGGGAAGGTGAGTGACAGCTGCATGTTAAATGATGgtaccttcttcttctcctacaTAGTAGAGTGTGCACCACGTCTTGGTGGTAACCAATGTCAAGAATACATACCCTCCCCACTGAGTGCTTCTCTGGCCAAGGTCTTCCACACCAGAAATGGGGTCCTCGTTGGAGAAACTGGCGAGCAGTGTGCTAAATCAGTCACTTGA